A region from the Wolbachia endosymbiont (group A) of Rhinocyllus conicus genome encodes:
- a CDS encoding IS110 family transposase, whose product MKYYSGLDVSLKETFISIVDEKGKIVKEGVVASESKAIAEYLLEQGKNYETIGVESGQLSISMCKKLRSFGLPVVCVDARHMAAALSARINKNDKNDARGIAQMMRAGLYKEVLVKSDESCQIKIALGSRRQLTCSYQQIVGTIRGLLKIYGIKLGQGSKFESLSLRIEKAIKDLDEISKASIGALVCSLEAIEKSLEKLDKMLLEQGKKDEDCKLLTTAPGVGTIVAMTYKATVDNPNRFERSSTVGAYMGLTPRQYASGEIDRHGSISKMGPMECRSMLYEAAQVLLTVSKKNFKLKSWGLKLARKKGMKKAIVAVARKLAVIMHRMLVNKTEFCYYN is encoded by the coding sequence ATGAAATATTATAGCGGATTAGATGTCTCACTCAAAGAAACTTTCATTAGTATCGTTGATGAGAAAGGAAAGATTGTTAAAGAAGGAGTTGTTGCAAGCGAAAGCAAGGCAATAGCAGAGTACTTGCTTGAACAAGGCAAAAATTACGAAACTATAGGAGTAGAAAGTGGACAACTTTCAATATCAATGTGCAAAAAATTAAGGAGTTTTGGCTTGCCAGTAGTTTGTGTAGATGCAAGACATATGGCAGCAGCTTTGTCTGCAAGAATCAATAAAAACGATAAGAATGATGCAAGAGGTATAGCTCAAATGATGAGGGCTGGGCTATATAAAGAAGTACTAGTAAAATCGGATGAATCTTGTCAAATTAAAATAGCACTTGGAAGTAGAAGACAGTTAACATGCAGCTACCAGCAGATTGTTGGGACAATAAGAGGGTTATTAAAAATATACGGGATAAAGCTCGGTCAAGGGTCAAAATTTGAAAGCTTGTCTTTAAGAATAGAAAAAGCAATTAAAGATTTGGATGAAATAAGTAAGGCTTCAATTGGAGCGTTAGTTTGTAGTTTAGAGGCAATAGAGAAGTCATTGGAAAAACTTGACAAGATGCTCTTAGAACAAGGCAAAAAAGATGAGGATTGTAAATTATTAACTACTGCTCCAGGTGTTGGTACTATAGTAGCAATGACATATAAAGCAACAGTGGATAACCCAAATAGATTTGAAAGATCTAGTACAGTTGGAGCGTATATGGGGTTAACACCAAGACAATATGCTTCTGGAGAAATTGATCGGCATGGTAGTATATCAAAAATGGGGCCCATGGAATGTCGAAGTATGTTATATGAAGCTGCACAAGTCTTACTTACAGTTAGTAAGAAAAATTTTAAGTTGAAAAGCTGGGGGTTAAAACTTGCAAGGAAAAAAGGGATGAAGAAAGCAATTGTAGCAGTAGCAAGAAAATTGGCTGTAATTATGCACAGGATGTTGGTCAATAAAACAGAATTTTGTTATTACAATTAA
- a CDS encoding group II intron maturase-specific domain-containing protein, with translation MVGGVISPVLANFTLDGLEKLLESRFGKLGSKRREKIRSGVNLIRYADDFIISGNTCEVLEDEVKPLVSSFLCERGLALSEEKTKITFITKGFDFLGCNVRRYSKKLIITPSKESVKRFLKKARALIKANIGSSQAVVIKSLNPLLRGWGNYYRHVCAKKAFSKIDNEIWHSLWKWAKKRHPRKGLRWIKNRYFKVTNHRQWVFATSVCKNKPKEIRFMSLLKLSDIPIRRHIKIRADANPLDLKWKKYFDKRVKRTRMLASSFSREGSLLLVSPLKMLFSEES, from the coding sequence ATTGTTGGCGGGGTAATCTCTCCAGTACTAGCTAACTTTACCTTAGATGGTCTTGAAAAATTATTAGAAAGTCGTTTTGGTAAACTAGGTAGCAAAAGAAGAGAAAAAATCAGAAGTGGAGTAAATTTAATCAGATACGCAGATGACTTTATCATCTCAGGAAACACATGTGAAGTACTGGAAGATGAAGTCAAGCCATTAGTATCATCCTTCCTTTGTGAGAGAGGTCTAGCTCTGTCAGAAGAAAAGACAAAGATTACATTTATTACAAAAGGGTTCGATTTTCTCGGTTGTAATGTACGTAGATACAGCAAGAAATTAATTATTACGCCTTCGAAGGAAAGTGTTAAGAGGTTTCTTAAAAAAGCGCGTGCATTAATAAAAGCAAATATAGGTAGTTCACAAGCTGTAGTAATTAAATCACTCAATCCTCTACTAAGAGGATGGGGAAACTATTACCGTCATGTGTGTGCTAAAAAAGCGTTTAGTAAGATCGACAATGAAATTTGGCATAGTTTATGGAAATGGGCAAAGAAAAGACATCCCCGTAAAGGGTTACGTTGGATAAAGAATCGCTACTTCAAAGTAACGAATCATCGTCAATGGGTCTTTGCTACTTCTGTATGCAAGAACAAACCAAAGGAAATAAGGTTTATGAGCTTACTCAAACTAAGCGATATTCCTATTAGACGTCACATTAAAATCAGGGCGGATGCAAATCCACTTGACTTAAAATGGAAAAAGTATTTTGATAAAAGAGTGAAACGAACAAGAATGTTAGCAAGCTCTTTCTCAAGAGAAGGTTCTCTACTGTTAGTGTCACCACTAAAGATGCTGTTTTCCGAGGAATCATGA
- a CDS encoding recombinase family protein, whose protein sequence is MGFKEDQMVTVSLYARVSSGKQAQENTIASQVAALEKQISTDGYKLLSEYKFIDNGYSGSNLVRPDLEKLRDKVTEGKIDRIYIHSPDRLSRKYAYQMVLLEEFEKAGAETVFLNYEINDNPESQLLLQMQGMIAEYERAKIMERSRRGKIYAANKGCVSVMGGAPYGYRYIDKYMGGGQALFEINEEEANVVRKVFLWIGRERTSIGEVCRRLNTMSIITRTGKKYWDRSVIWGMLKNPAYKGQAAFGKTKVGIKLQHIRPQKHSCEQPKDNYSTYSVEKANWIYVKVPNIVDEDVFDIVQEQLAENRKIARTRERGAKYLLQGLIVCKRCRYAYYGSPVRNKRGEKIDHYAYYRCIGRDSYRFGGNKICDNKHIRTDALETAVWEEVKHLLKNPNRVLEEYRRRLSELKKSSWDQKSDLLEKQENKLKRGIARLIDSYAQEYINQEEFEPRIKAMKQSLKTIEEEKKRIFDQKKLKQELTLVVTNLEDFSSNITSNLDNADWLTKRDIIRTLVKRIEINLEDVNVVFRVKELPNSPGNNREEKKNLQHCWRGNLSSTS, encoded by the coding sequence ATGGGATTCAAGGAGGATCAAATGGTAACAGTGAGTTTATATGCAAGAGTTTCTTCGGGGAAACAAGCACAAGAAAATACAATAGCAAGTCAAGTTGCAGCTTTAGAGAAGCAAATTAGTACGGATGGATACAAATTATTAAGTGAGTATAAATTTATTGATAATGGCTACAGTGGATCTAATCTAGTCCGTCCTGATCTAGAAAAGTTACGTGATAAAGTAACAGAAGGTAAAATTGATAGAATTTACATTCATTCACCTGATCGCTTATCTAGAAAATATGCATATCAAATGGTATTACTTGAAGAATTTGAGAAAGCAGGAGCAGAAACGGTTTTCTTAAATTATGAGATTAACGATAATCCAGAATCTCAATTGCTGTTACAAATGCAAGGTATGATAGCAGAATATGAACGAGCGAAAATTATGGAACGAAGTCGTCGCGGAAAGATTTATGCAGCTAATAAAGGTTGTGTAAGCGTAATGGGAGGAGCTCCTTATGGTTATCGTTATATAGATAAATATATGGGAGGAGGACAAGCTTTATTTGAAATAAACGAAGAAGAAGCTAATGTTGTTAGGAAAGTATTTTTGTGGATAGGAAGAGAAAGGACAAGTATTGGGGAAGTGTGTCGTCGGCTAAACACTATGTCTATTATAACACGAACAGGAAAAAAGTACTGGGATAGAAGTGTGATTTGGGGTATGTTAAAAAATCCTGCTTACAAAGGACAAGCGGCTTTTGGTAAAACAAAAGTAGGTATAAAGTTACAACATATCAGACCACAGAAACATTCTTGTGAACAACCGAAAGATAATTACTCTACCTATTCTGTTGAAAAAGCAAATTGGATTTATGTTAAAGTGCCAAATATAGTGGACGAAGATGTATTTGATATAGTTCAAGAACAATTAGCTGAGAATAGAAAAATAGCAAGGACAAGAGAAAGAGGAGCAAAATATTTACTACAAGGTTTAATCGTATGTAAGCGTTGTCGTTATGCATATTACGGAAGTCCTGTAAGAAATAAGCGAGGAGAAAAAATTGATCATTATGCTTATTATCGTTGTATTGGTAGAGATTCTTACCGTTTTGGTGGTAATAAAATTTGTGATAATAAACACATTCGTACAGATGCATTAGAAACAGCCGTTTGGGAAGAGGTTAAGCATTTATTGAAAAATCCAAATAGGGTTTTAGAAGAATACAGGCGTAGACTTTCAGAGCTTAAAAAATCATCATGGGATCAAAAAAGCGATTTACTAGAGAAACAAGAAAATAAATTAAAACGTGGTATTGCTAGACTTATTGATAGTTATGCTCAAGAATATATTAATCAAGAAGAATTTGAACCACGAATTAAAGCAATGAAACAAAGTTTAAAAACAATTGAAGAGGAGAAGAAAAGGATATTCGATCAAAAGAAATTAAAACAGGAATTAACTTTGGTTGTAACCAATTTAGAAGACTTTTCTTCCAATATTACATCAAACCTTGATAACGCAGACTGGCTAACTAAACGTGATATTATTAGAACGTTAGTCAAGAGAATTGAAATTAACCTTGAGGACGTAAATGTGGTATTTCGTGTAAAAGAGCTACCAAACTCTCCTGGAAATAATCGAGAAGAAAAGAAAAATTTGCAACATTGTTGGCGGGGTAATCTCTCCAGTACTAGCTAA
- the ubiH gene encoding 2-octaprenyl-6-methoxyphenyl hydroxylase, which produces MNYDVIISGGGLLGLITAIGLSCDSVSVAVIEKNSLPRVVDDNRAFAISQGSKKILEKLGIWQFIESEAEPILDICILDAVTVHYNHKMVGEEPMGYVINNATIWNAINNNFLNKLNIYSPHSYKTIACDSGYVEVILDNNQELISSLLICAEGKNSKLPELFSIPTVKFDYKQSSIVFNVKHELHHQNLAVERFFPGGPFAILPMKGGYTSSIVWTEKSGISKMLMDLSEEEFIIELKKRFGSYLGEIKLEGERKLYPLSFVFAKKLYKGRVLLIGDAAHSIHPVAGQGLNLGIRDVESVIKHIVAAKASGIDVGSSYLLKKISRNRYFDNFTMALATDGLNRMFSNRIFCAKALRNLGLIAVENSNFLKKSFIRHAMGFI; this is translated from the coding sequence ATGAATTATGATGTAATCATTTCAGGTGGTGGGTTGCTTGGTCTTATTACTGCAATTGGCCTCAGTTGTGACTCTGTGTCTGTAGCTGTGATTGAAAAAAATAGTCTACCACGTGTAGTAGATGACAACCGAGCATTTGCTATTTCTCAAGGCTCGAAAAAAATATTGGAAAAATTAGGGATTTGGCAGTTTATAGAAAGCGAAGCTGAGCCAATACTTGATATATGCATATTAGATGCGGTTACTGTGCATTACAATCATAAAATGGTTGGTGAAGAACCAATGGGTTATGTTATTAACAATGCTACTATATGGAATGCAATCAACAATAATTTTCTGAATAAACTAAATATATACTCTCCACATTCCTATAAAACAATTGCTTGTGATTCAGGATATGTGGAAGTTATTCTTGATAATAACCAGGAATTAATATCATCGCTACTTATCTGCGCTGAAGGCAAAAACTCTAAACTACCAGAGTTATTTTCTATACCGACAGTGAAATTTGATTATAAACAAAGTAGCATAGTATTTAATGTAAAGCATGAACTGCATCACCAAAACTTAGCTGTAGAGCGTTTTTTTCCTGGCGGTCCATTTGCAATTCTACCGATGAAGGGTGGCTATACTTCTTCAATAGTTTGGACAGAAAAATCTGGAATTTCAAAAATGCTAATGGATCTGTCTGAAGAAGAATTTATTATAGAGCTCAAAAAAAGATTTGGTTCTTATTTAGGAGAGATAAAATTAGAGGGTGAAAGAAAACTTTATCCTTTAAGTTTTGTTTTCGCAAAAAAGTTATATAAGGGTAGAGTTTTGCTTATCGGCGATGCAGCACATTCAATTCATCCAGTTGCAGGTCAAGGGCTTAATCTTGGAATTAGAGATGTAGAAAGTGTTATAAAGCACATAGTTGCTGCAAAAGCATCTGGTATTGATGTTGGCAGTAGTTATTTATTAAAGAAAATTTCACGTAACAGATACTTTGATAATTTTACAATGGCGCTTGCAACTGATGGATTAAATAGGATGTTCTCCAACAGAATATTCTGTGCTAAAGCACTAAGAAATCTTGGCTTGATTGCAGTTGAAAATTCAAATTTTCTCAAAAAAAGCTTCATTCGGCATGCTATGGGATTTATATAA
- a CDS encoding pyrimidine dimer DNA glycosylase/endonuclease V — protein sequence MNIFVLDENPAIAAQMLCDKHIVKMPLETAQLLSNVFSIALKVPNPLVSITDQNIEVPYKLTHKNHPCSLWARHSKGNFNWLIKHGKELCIEYSLRYKRTHKSEEVIDWCDNNKDLLIFQSADIQIFTQALPDRYKCSNPIEAYREYYLKEKMRFAKWEKGREAPGWIICYTIPQLI from the coding sequence ATGAACATCTTTGTACTAGATGAAAACCCAGCAATTGCGGCACAAATGTTATGTGATAAGCATATAGTAAAAATGCCATTAGAAACTGCTCAGTTATTAAGTAATGTTTTTTCAATAGCATTAAAAGTGCCAAATCCTTTAGTCAGCATCACAGACCAGAATATAGAAGTTCCATATAAACTTACTCACAAAAACCACCCTTGTTCTCTATGGGCTAGACACTCAAAAGGAAACTTTAATTGGTTGATAAAGCATGGAAAAGAATTGTGCATAGAGTATAGCTTGCGATACAAAAGAACGCATAAATCCGAAGAAGTTATAGATTGGTGTGATAATAATAAGGATTTGCTAATTTTTCAATCAGCTGATATACAAATTTTTACACAAGCGTTACCTGATCGATATAAATGTAGTAATCCAATAGAAGCCTATAGAGAATATTACCTAAAAGAAAAGATGAGGTTTGCTAAGTGGGAAAAAGGTAGAGAAGCACCAGGTTGGATAATCTGCTACACAATACCACAGCTAATATAG
- a CDS encoding group II intron maturase-specific domain-containing protein, protein MSPVLANFTLDGLEKLLESRFGKLGSKRREKIRSGVNLIRYADDFIISGNTCEVLEDEVKPLVSSFLCERGLALSEEKTKITFITKGFDFLGCNVRRYSKKLIITPSKESVKRFLKKARALIKANIGSSQAVVIKSLNPLLRGWGNYYRHVCAKKAFSKIDNEIWHSLWKWAKKRHPRKGLRWIKNRYFKVTNHRQWVFATSVCKNKPKEIRFMSLLKLSDIPIRRHIKIRADANPLDLKWKKYFDKRVKRTRMLASSFSREGSLLLVSPLKMLFSEES, encoded by the coding sequence ATCTCTCCAGTACTAGCTAACTTTACCTTAGATGGTCTTGAAAAATTATTAGAAAGTCGTTTTGGTAAACTAGGTAGCAAAAGAAGAGAAAAAATCAGAAGTGGAGTAAATTTAATCAGATACGCAGATGACTTTATCATCTCAGGAAACACATGTGAAGTACTGGAAGATGAAGTCAAGCCATTAGTATCATCCTTCCTTTGTGAGAGAGGTCTAGCTCTGTCAGAAGAAAAGACAAAGATTACATTTATTACAAAAGGGTTCGATTTTCTCGGTTGTAATGTACGTAGATACAGCAAGAAATTAATTATTACGCCTTCGAAGGAAAGTGTTAAGAGGTTTCTTAAAAAAGCGCGTGCATTAATAAAAGCAAATATAGGTAGTTCACAAGCTGTAGTAATTAAATCACTCAATCCTCTACTAAGAGGATGGGGAAACTATTACCGTCATGTGTGTGCTAAAAAAGCGTTTAGTAAGATCGACAATGAAATTTGGCATAGTTTATGGAAATGGGCAAAGAAAAGACATCCCCGTAAAGGGTTACGTTGGATAAAGAATCGCTACTTCAAAGTAACGAATCATCGTCAATGGGTCTTTGCTACTTCTGTATGCAAGAACAAACCAAAGGAAATAAGGTTTATGAGCTTACTCAAACTAAGCGATATTCCTATTAGACGTCACATTAAAATCAGGGCGGATGCAAATCCACTTGACTTAAAATGGAAAAAGTATTTTGATAAAAGAGTGAAACGAACAAGAATGTTAGCAAGCTCTTTCTCAAGAGAAGGTTCTCTACTGTTAGTGTCACCACTAAAGATGCTGTTTTCCGAGGAATCATGA
- a CDS encoding gamma-glutamyl-gamma-aminobutyrate hydrolase family protein (Members of this family of hydrolases with an active site Cys residue belong to MEROPS family C26.), producing MYKYYNKVFKILLIIVLLLSNITDAGVSEKPASQHVTRKEEPASTALTAENTVNNDIVVGLLKTEEAHELGLSQNIYEMFNNFGVKTVLIDYNKIISLKKIQTESLNLAKQDETLAKKLTLDRIKIEVAKFIKEHKINRIFIPDNLHSAPTPCRQLVTEAIAKIVDDNPAIHLLGICEGIMNAKGIEVVSVVSDEEKRRSHLKSASNPHKEDAPLQQIKIVPNSRLAELVAKFLIPNENGWFSTYFPDAHSGAVSNTPENRRKLELLGYKVAAFSSDGVIEAIEDKHGNIYFQCHPEALVVKSDKNLYLSNHKERQVSTLVAIAIINDFLYRA from the coding sequence GTGTATAAATATTACAATAAAGTATTTAAGATCTTATTAATTATAGTTCTATTATTAAGCAATATTACTGATGCTGGCGTTAGTGAAAAACCGGCATCTCAACATGTAACCAGAAAAGAAGAACCAGCGTCAACTGCCTTGACGGCAGAAAATACAGTAAATAATGACATAGTTGTTGGTTTGTTGAAAACGGAAGAAGCACATGAGCTTGGGCTATCTCAAAATATCTACGAGATGTTTAATAACTTTGGGGTTAAGACTGTACTGATTGATTATAATAAGATAATTAGCCTTAAAAAAATTCAGACAGAGTCACTTAATCTTGCAAAACAAGATGAAACATTGGCAAAGAAGCTGACATTAGACCGAATAAAAATTGAAGTTGCAAAGTTTATTAAAGAGCACAAAATAAATAGAATATTTATTCCGGATAATTTACACTCAGCACCCACTCCTTGTCGCCAGCTTGTTACTGAAGCAATTGCAAAAATAGTGGATGATAACCCTGCAATTCATTTACTTGGCATATGTGAAGGCATAATGAATGCAAAGGGAATTGAAGTAGTGAGTGTTGTGAGTGATGAAGAGAAGCGAAGATCTCATTTAAAATCAGCATCTAATCCACATAAAGAGGATGCACCTCTCCAGCAGATAAAGATCGTTCCAAACAGTCGTTTAGCGGAATTAGTAGCTAAATTCTTAATACCTAATGAAAATGGCTGGTTTTCAACATATTTTCCAGATGCTCATTCAGGGGCAGTAAGTAATACACCAGAAAATAGAAGAAAATTGGAGTTACTTGGATATAAAGTTGCAGCATTTTCCAGTGATGGGGTAATAGAGGCTATTGAAGATAAGCACGGTAATATTTACTTTCAATGTCATCCAGAAGCTCTTGTTGTAAAATCAGATAAAAACCTCTATTTATCAAATCACAAGGAACGTCAAGTGTCTACACTAGTTGCTATAGCGATTATAAATGATTTTCTTTATCGTGCTTAA
- a CDS encoding cytoplasmic incompatibility factor CifA, with product MPTQKELRATMSKKLQEAIKHPDPTVAAGRKSAIKRWVGVLQDNFMEHIKYFKGDKLKFLHNVFQDEGCWSGVRLDNAALGQRFTEEKIGGIDNPLRKYEMACSYCVVDKIHPFFQKRFEFYKNSFPPGTLDGSGNPITDKYIRNSLLNSMKRKGDVFNFWIDRESGELKKYDAVEGFDSAVKLKWSEGVEYFYNHLKEEDKEKKLTEAIIALSRVQSVEKDAPILDFCVNKIVDKDTLLQKLLQKDKGVYALLAELIESCFFDTVHDLVQCWCYEEASARGDHSKEILSQDEYDLLLYSLSNVMLKNPESNVQARSLIMKIWKCDCFIEYRKISVNISNCIVPIQDMLAGLIINWKREDIYKSDEEKEIEKKEILDMMLFAKNSFPERFEFFKGRIIKSLRLCGREGKRVNVDYGLFAEELFSELEKTILPPVGDGPWNNLRSRSKAHGSKKTTLPVDDGPQSELGTPSVSGVSSYKKKSVFTLSGNK from the coding sequence ATGCCAACACAGAAAGAGCTTCGGGCTACGATGTCCAAAAAATTACAGGAAGCTATTAAACATCCAGATCCAACAGTTGCTGCCGGGAGGAAGTCAGCTATCAAGAGATGGGTGGGAGTCCTTCAAGATAACTTTATGGAGCACATAAAATACTTTAAGGGTGATAAGTTGAAGTTTTTGCACAATGTATTCCAAGATGAAGGTTGCTGGTCAGGTGTAAGGTTGGATAATGCTGCTTTAGGTCAAAGGTTTACTGAAGAGAAAATAGGTGGAATAGATAATCCACTTCGCAAATATGAGATGGCTTGTAGTTACTGTGTAGTGGATAAAATTCATCCATTCTTTCAAAAAAGATTTGAATTTTACAAGAACAGTTTTCCTCCTGGCACACTTGATGGTAGCGGTAATCCTATAACTGATAAATACATACGAAACTCCCTATTAAATAGCATGAAGAGAAAAGGTGATGTGTTCAACTTCTGGATCGATAGAGAATCTGGGGAATTAAAGAAGTATGATGCAGTAGAAGGCTTTGACAGTGCTGTAAAACTTAAGTGGAGTGAAGGAGTAGAGTATTTTTATAATCATTTAAAAGAAGAAGATAAGGAAAAGAAACTTACAGAAGCTATTATTGCTCTGTCCCGCGTTCAATCTGTTGAGAAAGATGCTCCTATTTTAGATTTTTGTGTAAATAAGATAGTCGATAAAGATACTCTTTTACAGAAATTATTGCAGAAAGATAAGGGAGTATATGCTCTTCTTGCTGAATTAATAGAGTCATGTTTTTTTGATACGGTTCATGATTTGGTACAGTGCTGGTGTTATGAGGAAGCTTCAGCACGAGGTGATCATTCAAAGGAAATACTCTCACAGGATGAGTATGACCTCCTTCTTTACTCACTTTCAAATGTAATGTTGAAAAATCCTGAATCAAATGTTCAAGCTAGATCTCTTATTATGAAGATTTGGAAATGTGACTGCTTTATTGAATACAGAAAGATTTCTGTTAATATTTCTAATTGTATAGTTCCTATACAGGACATGCTTGCAGGGTTAATAATTAACTGGAAACGAGAAGACATTTATAAGTCTGATGAGGAAAAAGAAATAGAGAAAAAAGAAATACTAGATATGATGTTATTTGCTAAAAATAGCTTTCCTGAAAGATTTGAGTTCTTTAAGGGAAGGATAATAAAAAGTCTTAGATTATGTGGTAGAGAAGGTAAAAGAGTAAATGTAGATTACGGTCTGTTTGCGGAAGAATTATTCTCTGAGTTAGAGAAAACAATTTTACCACCTGTAGGTGATGGTCCTTGGAATAATTTACGGTCACGATCTAAAGCTCATGGTAGTAAGAAAACAACTTTGCCAGTTGATGATGGTCCACAGTCTGAGCTTGGAACTCCTAGTGTAAGTGGTGTTTCTTCTTATAAGAAAAAAAGCGTCTTTACGCTTAGTGGTAATAAGTAA